A genomic window from Ignavibacteria bacterium includes:
- a CDS encoding T9SS type A sorting domain-containing protein: MQKTIITVCMLLISSIIHSQNWAVQTNPAVGNIIKIHAVSQDTVYASTTTQILKTVNGGTNWEVILAKPWRNLKGFQLVDPPFGQHRIYTWWHTGTHYYRSINGGITWDSVIVPGGTGYMEFFNGTDDTVYYNNSGQGGTNFYYTTNSGANWYSRNASYGSMNAMSSMHFINGTTGFVNGGSSVVFYHVLLRTTDMGFTWTPEMNSGTDGYSSGGCFQFFPNGVGYHISNKTYKTINNGDDWITLNNQGGGVYSLFMHDEQWGWLGKQNGLLKTTNGCANWVDQNIGVSGVDINSVTFINYNTGWIGGENAHILKTTNGSGVIPPAQAPVLTAPPNNSNGHSLTPLLQWNSVAGAVSYRVQVSVDVFNTTVLDVSVPATQFQIPSGFLNHNIQYYWRVTGQNVGGDGPWSVVWNFRTGLVGINQTGNEIPSVYKLYNNYPNPFNPVTKIKFDIPQQSFTKLIIYDISGKEVSMLVNEQLNPGSYEADFDSSKLPSGVYFYKISSGGYAQVKKMILVK; encoded by the coding sequence CATAATTCACAGCCAGAATTGGGCTGTTCAGACTAATCCTGCAGTAGGTAATATTATAAAAATTCATGCAGTCAGTCAGGATACTGTTTACGCATCCACTACAACACAAATTCTGAAAACAGTCAATGGAGGAACTAACTGGGAGGTTATTCTTGCTAAGCCATGGAGGAACCTGAAAGGTTTTCAGCTTGTAGATCCTCCTTTCGGTCAGCACAGAATTTATACGTGGTGGCATACCGGAACCCATTATTACCGTTCAATCAACGGTGGAATTACGTGGGATTCTGTTATAGTCCCCGGAGGAACAGGTTATATGGAGTTTTTCAATGGCACAGATGATACTGTATATTATAATAATTCCGGACAAGGCGGAACAAATTTTTATTACACTACAAACAGCGGTGCAAACTGGTATTCGCGTAACGCTTCATACGGTAGTATGAACGCAATGAGCAGTATGCACTTTATAAACGGAACTACCGGTTTTGTAAACGGGGGTTCTTCAGTCGTTTTCTATCATGTTTTACTCAGAACTACAGATATGGGTTTCACCTGGACCCCGGAAATGAACAGCGGAACAGACGGTTATAGTTCAGGGGGGTGTTTTCAATTTTTTCCCAATGGAGTTGGGTATCATATTTCCAATAAAACTTATAAAACCATAAATAATGGTGATGACTGGATAACGTTAAACAATCAAGGAGGAGGGGTATATTCATTATTTATGCATGATGAACAATGGGGATGGCTTGGAAAACAGAATGGTTTGCTAAAAACAACAAACGGCTGTGCAAACTGGGTTGATCAAAACATAGGTGTTTCCGGAGTTGATATTAATTCTGTAACATTTATAAATTACAATACAGGCTGGATAGGCGGTGAAAATGCTCATATTTTAAAAACTACCAACGGAAGCGGAGTAATTCCACCGGCTCAGGCACCTGTGCTTACAGCTCCGCCTAACAATTCAAATGGTCACAGTTTGACCCCTTTGCTGCAGTGGAATTCTGTTGCTGGTGCAGTAAGTTACAGGGTTCAGGTATCTGTAGATGTATTTAATACAACTGTTCTTGATGTATCTGTTCCTGCAACACAATTCCAGATTCCTTCCGGTTTCTTAAATCACAATATTCAATATTACTGGAGGGTAACGGGACAAAATGTAGGGGGAGATGGGCCCTGGTCAGTTGTATGGAATTTCCGCACAGGTTTGGTTGGAATTAACCAAACAGGAAATGAAATACCTTCTGTTTACAAATTGTATAATAATTATCCAAACCCGTTTAATCCTGTAACAAAAATAAAGTTTGATATTCCGCAGCAATCATTCACCAAACTGATAATTTACGATATAAGCGGGAAGGAAGTATCAATGCTTGTGAATGAACAATTAAACCCGGGAAGTTATGAAGCGGATTTTGACTCATCAAAATTACCAAGTGGTGTTTATTTTTATAAGATAAGTTCCGGAGGATATGCGCAGGTTAAGAAGATGATCCTGGTGAAATAA